In Luteipulveratus mongoliensis, the DNA window CTGGCGACCGCGGTGTTCGGTGGCAACGCCGACCTGGTCTTCGACACCGCCGTCATCTGTCCGACCTGCAGCGGCGACGGTGCACGACCCGGCACGGGCACCCGCACCTGCGATGTCTGTCAGGGTGCCGGCCAGGTCCAGCAGATCCAGAAGTCCTTCCTCGGTCAGGTCATGACGACCCGGCCGTGCACCAACTGCCGCGGGTTCGGCGAGGTCATCACTGACCCGTGCTTCGAGTGCTCCGGTGACGGGCGAGTGCGCAACCGCCGCACCATGACCCTCAAGGTGCCGGCCGGCGTCGACTCCGGCACCCGGATCCAGCTCTCGGGCGAGGGTGAGGTCGGTCCGTCCGGCGGCCCGTCCGGTGATCTCTATGTCGAGGTACGGGTGCGCAAGCACGCGATGTTCCAACGCCAGGGCGATGACCTGCACTGCTCACTGGAGCTGCCGATGACGGCGGCCGCCCTGGGCACCACGCTGCCGCTCGAGACGCTCGATGGCACTCGGGACGTGGACATCAAGCCGGGCACACAGGCCGGCGACACGATCACCCTCAAGGGCCTCGGCGTCACCCACCTGCGGTCGGCGGTGCGGGGCGACCTGCTGGTGCACGCCAACGTCAGGACGCCCACCAAGCTCGGTCCCCAGCAGGAGGAGCTCATGCGCCAGCTGGCCAAGGAGCGCGGCGAGGAGCGGCCCGAGGCCAAGTTCCAGCCGGTCAACCATGGTCTCCTGGGTCGCCTGCGCGACGCGTTCGCCGGCAAGTAGTCCCCACCTCACGGACTCATGACCGCCCCGCTGTTCTACGTCGAGCCGGGCGCGCTAGACCACGTGACCGGCGGTTCGAGCCTGCTGCTCGATGGCCCCGAGGGGCGGCACGCCGCGACCGTACGCCGGATCGCGGCGGGTGAGTCCGTCCAGGTGGCCGACGGCACCGGCCGGCTGGCACAGGCGGTCGTACGCGCGGCAGGACGGGACGAGCTCGACCTCAGCATTGTGTCGGTCGAGGTCGTCGAGCCTGCAGCGCCCCGCTTCGTGCTGGTCCAGGCGCTGGCCAAGGGCGACCGGGACGACCAGGCCATCGAGGCGGCGACCGAGCTCGGCGTGGACGAGGTCGTGCCGTGGCAGGCCGAGCGCAGCATCGTGCAGTGGCGCGGCGAGCGTGGGGCGAAGTCCCTGCGCAAGTGGGCCGGCGTCGTACGCGCCGCAGCCAAGCAGTCGAGGCGCCCGGTCGTGCCGGTCGTCGCCGAGCCGGTCGATCGAAAAGCCTTGTGCGACAGGGTTTCTCGTGATGCACGCACGCTCGTGCTGCACGAGGAAGCGACGGCGTCACTCAATGACGTCGAGCTGCCCGCGGGCGGTGACGTGTTACTGGTTGTCGGTCCCGAGGGCGGCATCAGCCCCGCCGAGCTCGACGCGCTGACCGAGGCGGGTGCGGTTGCCGTACGCCTGGGGCCGACGGTCCTGCGGTCATCAAGTGCCGGACCGGCGGCTCTGGCCGTCCTGCTCGCTCGCACTCGGTGGTAGCCCACCCGTCAGCCGGCTGATCGATCGTTCGCCGGCGTCGGTGAGGACCAGCTCTCGGTCTCGCGCCCCGTCGGCGACCCAGCCAAGGTCGCGGATCGAGGTGAGCAGCGCCGCGCCCAGCCGACCCGCCAGGTGGTAGCGCTGCTCGGTCCAGT includes these proteins:
- the dnaJ gene encoding molecular chaperone DnaJ; amino-acid sequence: MNDYYAALGVARDASPEEIKRAYRKLARKLHPDVNPGPEAADEFKKISQAYEVLSDPEKRQAFDMGADPYAQAGAAGFGQGFSFSDIMDAFFGGQAAGGGRGPRSRQQRGQDALVPLEIDLATAVFGGNADLVFDTAVICPTCSGDGARPGTGTRTCDVCQGAGQVQQIQKSFLGQVMTTRPCTNCRGFGEVITDPCFECSGDGRVRNRRTMTLKVPAGVDSGTRIQLSGEGEVGPSGGPSGDLYVEVRVRKHAMFQRQGDDLHCSLELPMTAAALGTTLPLETLDGTRDVDIKPGTQAGDTITLKGLGVTHLRSAVRGDLLVHANVRTPTKLGPQQEELMRQLAKERGEERPEAKFQPVNHGLLGRLRDAFAGK
- a CDS encoding 16S rRNA (uracil(1498)-N(3))-methyltransferase gives rise to the protein MTAPLFYVEPGALDHVTGGSSLLLDGPEGRHAATVRRIAAGESVQVADGTGRLAQAVVRAAGRDELDLSIVSVEVVEPAAPRFVLVQALAKGDRDDQAIEAATELGVDEVVPWQAERSIVQWRGERGAKSLRKWAGVVRAAAKQSRRPVVPVVAEPVDRKALCDRVSRDARTLVLHEEATASLNDVELPAGGDVLLVVGPEGGISPAELDALTEAGAVAVRLGPTVLRSSSAGPAALAVLLARTRW